The Gambusia affinis linkage group LG11, SWU_Gaff_1.0, whole genome shotgun sequence genome contains a region encoding:
- the LOC122839265 gene encoding uncharacterized protein LOC122839265 isoform X1 encodes MMERRRALTIPFVDKEKLMENPLKISVACLSSECGKLEAQVPWTAFSDCKLNSCNSSHRKGTKMFNHTVFKCSDILRRKPRLILRDVLKTELGKDYIERIKMSKNNRRWSRSRKDSGRRKEEDVPCRETSSNQSDGRSNKSKNVTPKGKRRTSTSQRPTTRNRKPQNTEEGANEENQDIKEVIIGKVSEEKDETFAGVVDCGLSLCWEPAGDISASEEIAADLTGPEDMQHSLVCTSF; translated from the exons ATGGAAAACCCCCTGAAAATATCCGTGGCGTGCCTGTCATCAGAGTGCGGGAAGTTAGAAGCACAG GTGCCCTGGACTGCATTTTCTGATTGTAAATTAAATTCTTGTAATTCAAGTCACAGAAAAGGGACCAAGATGTTCAATCACACCGTTTTTAAGTGTTCGGACATTCTGAG GAGGAAGCCACGTCTTATCCTAAGAGACGTCTTAAAGACAGAATTGGGTAAGGATTATATAGAGAGgataaaaatgagtaaaaacaatAGACGGTGGTCCCGTTCTCGAAAGGATAGTGGCCGGCGCAAAGAGGAAGATGTCCCCTGCAGAGAAACTAGCTCCAATCAGTCTGATGGCAGGAGCAACAAGAGCAAGAATGTAACCCCTAAAGGCAAACGGAGAACCTCCACCTCTCAAAG ACCAACAACtagaaacagaaaaccacagaaCACTGAAGAAGGAGCCAATGAAGAAAACCAAGATATCAAAGAAGTGATAATCGGCAAAGTCAGTGAAGAGAAAGACGAGACGTTTGCGGGGGTTGTAG ACTGTGGGTTGTCTCTGTGCTGGGAGCCAGCTGGGGATATTTCAGCTTCTGAGGAGATTGCTGCAGACTTGACTGGACCAGAAGATATGCAGCACAGTTTGGTATGtacaagtttttaa
- the LOC122839265 gene encoding uncharacterized protein LOC122839265 isoform X2 produces MENPLKISVACLSSECGKLEAQVPWTAFSDCKLNSCNSSHRKGTKMFNHTVFKCSDILRRKPRLILRDVLKTELGKDYIERIKMSKNNRRWSRSRKDSGRRKEEDVPCRETSSNQSDGRSNKSKNVTPKGKRRTSTSQRPTTRNRKPQNTEEGANEENQDIKEVIIGKVSEEKDETFAGVVDCGLSLCWEPAGDISASEEIAADLTGPEDMQHSLVCTSF; encoded by the exons ATGGAAAACCCCCTGAAAATATCCGTGGCGTGCCTGTCATCAGAGTGCGGGAAGTTAGAAGCACAG GTGCCCTGGACTGCATTTTCTGATTGTAAATTAAATTCTTGTAATTCAAGTCACAGAAAAGGGACCAAGATGTTCAATCACACCGTTTTTAAGTGTTCGGACATTCTGAG GAGGAAGCCACGTCTTATCCTAAGAGACGTCTTAAAGACAGAATTGGGTAAGGATTATATAGAGAGgataaaaatgagtaaaaacaatAGACGGTGGTCCCGTTCTCGAAAGGATAGTGGCCGGCGCAAAGAGGAAGATGTCCCCTGCAGAGAAACTAGCTCCAATCAGTCTGATGGCAGGAGCAACAAGAGCAAGAATGTAACCCCTAAAGGCAAACGGAGAACCTCCACCTCTCAAAG ACCAACAACtagaaacagaaaaccacagaaCACTGAAGAAGGAGCCAATGAAGAAAACCAAGATATCAAAGAAGTGATAATCGGCAAAGTCAGTGAAGAGAAAGACGAGACGTTTGCGGGGGTTGTAG ACTGTGGGTTGTCTCTGTGCTGGGAGCCAGCTGGGGATATTTCAGCTTCTGAGGAGATTGCTGCAGACTTGACTGGACCAGAAGATATGCAGCACAGTTTGGTATGtacaagtttttaa